From Candidatus Nitrospira nitrificans, a single genomic window includes:
- a CDS encoding response regulator — MEQLIRMQERARVVLIDQSSVVLEGLQVALSKSSRILVAGTAHTEQEAVALVRTCQPDVVILDIRVGHASGITLCGVIRESYPNTAVRFFTGEDDRHILQSAILAGAQGYLLKSASEESIVKSVEIVAAGKATIDQRLTPRLLAWVRDGKRTAPRERVENYSNADRRVLSPIAAGQSNKEIARELNITPSAVTVRLRTVYKRLKISRRSEAVRYFVQWEKGLSGRTNYSS; from the coding sequence ATGGAGCAATTGATTCGAATGCAAGAACGAGCTCGTGTAGTTCTGATCGACCAGTCGAGTGTCGTGCTTGAAGGGCTCCAGGTGGCCCTGTCAAAGAGCAGTCGTATTCTTGTCGCTGGCACCGCGCACACCGAACAGGAGGCCGTCGCTCTGGTACGGACCTGTCAGCCGGATGTAGTGATTTTGGATATTCGAGTGGGGCATGCGAGCGGCATCACTCTCTGCGGGGTCATTCGCGAATCGTATCCGAACACCGCCGTTCGCTTCTTCACCGGCGAGGACGACAGGCACATTCTGCAATCTGCCATCCTTGCTGGCGCTCAGGGCTACTTGCTGAAGAGTGCGTCGGAGGAGTCCATCGTGAAGAGCGTTGAAATCGTCGCAGCCGGCAAAGCAACCATAGACCAGCGATTGACGCCGCGGCTTCTGGCGTGGGTCCGGGATGGAAAACGGACTGCGCCACGCGAGCGAGTGGAAAATTACTCAAATGCCGACCGTCGAGTCCTCTCGCCCATTGCCGCGGGACAAAGCAACAAAGAGATCGCCCGAGAACTGAACATCACGCCGAGTGCTGTGACGGTTCGCCTCCGGACGGTCTACAAGCGGTTGAAGATCTCAAGGAGATCGGAAGCGGTGAGATACTTCGTGCAGTGGGAGAAAGGACTGTCTGGGCGCACGAACTATTCTTCTTAA
- a CDS encoding multiheme c-type cytochrome: MVWTQSMWTMSVNLMRVCALLVVCGVVLAAQAQADFPTVPKETYEALKIDRSASPKELYEALVKRYMDPAQQGVGKGKYGDYWQPVSFSKYFDPHTFYKPPQAVKEVASREQCVKCHTDESPGWVAAWKKSTHANLDKIRKLTPKDETFYKKAKLEAVEANLRSIGKLGKGENLKEVGCIDCHFDINTKNKADHRKDIKLATADTCGTCHLQEFAERESERDTITWPKDQWPKGRPSHALDYRANVEVEVYAGMPQREIADGCTGCHVNQNKCDTCHARHEFSVAESRKPEVCAQCHSGADHNNWEAYSLSKHGLKYQRAKDHWNFNIPIKEAIAKGAETAPTCQYCHMEYQGKIAHNIVRKVRWANYPFVPGIRENIKTEWADKRNDAWVKTCTQCHSETYARAWLEFMDNGTFSGIDKYDEAHHVVEEQYKSGLLTGQKTNRPAPPAPETDGFEKFFQIYWSKGNNPAANELKLFEMAEDHLVQLHVSLAHQYWGYTYTVGWAAMNRAYVEIMDDDTRLKEKLDLQARVAKLEGQMKHSLLDLDTETGKISLGGIGGGMMLAGTLALAGWRRHKK; the protein is encoded by the coding sequence ATGGTATGGACACAAAGCATGTGGACGATGAGCGTCAACCTCATGCGGGTATGTGCGCTGCTGGTCGTCTGCGGTGTTGTCCTGGCGGCGCAGGCGCAGGCGGATTTCCCCACCGTGCCGAAGGAAACCTACGAGGCCTTGAAGATTGATCGCTCAGCCTCGCCGAAGGAACTGTATGAAGCGTTGGTCAAGCGGTATATGGATCCGGCGCAGCAGGGCGTGGGAAAAGGGAAATACGGCGACTATTGGCAGCCGGTCTCCTTCAGTAAGTATTTCGATCCCCATACCTTCTATAAGCCCCCCCAGGCGGTGAAAGAAGTCGCCAGCCGTGAGCAGTGCGTGAAGTGCCACACGGATGAATCACCCGGATGGGTGGCGGCCTGGAAGAAGAGCACCCATGCGAATCTGGACAAGATCCGTAAGCTGACCCCGAAAGATGAGACCTTCTATAAGAAGGCGAAGCTGGAAGCGGTTGAAGCCAACCTCCGCTCGATCGGGAAGCTGGGCAAGGGGGAGAACCTGAAGGAAGTCGGCTGTATTGATTGTCACTTCGACATCAATACCAAGAACAAGGCCGATCACCGGAAGGATATCAAGCTGGCCACCGCCGATACCTGCGGGACCTGTCACCTGCAAGAGTTTGCCGAGCGCGAATCCGAGCGGGATACGATTACGTGGCCGAAGGATCAGTGGCCCAAGGGACGTCCGTCCCACGCATTGGACTATAGGGCCAATGTGGAAGTGGAAGTCTATGCCGGGATGCCGCAGCGAGAAATCGCCGATGGCTGCACGGGTTGCCACGTCAATCAAAATAAGTGCGATACCTGCCATGCGCGGCATGAATTCTCGGTGGCGGAATCACGCAAGCCGGAAGTCTGTGCGCAGTGCCATAGCGGGGCCGACCACAACAACTGGGAAGCCTATTCACTCTCCAAGCATGGGTTGAAGTATCAGCGCGCTAAAGATCACTGGAACTTCAATATCCCCATCAAGGAAGCCATCGCGAAGGGCGCCGAAACGGCCCCAACGTGTCAGTACTGCCACATGGAATATCAGGGCAAGATTGCCCACAACATCGTGCGGAAGGTCCGTTGGGCGAACTATCCGTTCGTGCCGGGCATTCGGGAGAACATCAAGACCGAATGGGCCGACAAGCGGAACGATGCCTGGGTGAAAACCTGTACCCAGTGTCACTCCGAGACCTATGCCCGCGCGTGGTTGGAGTTCATGGATAACGGAACCTTCTCAGGTATCGATAAGTACGACGAAGCCCATCATGTCGTCGAGGAGCAGTATAAGTCCGGGCTGTTGACCGGTCAGAAGACGAACCGTCCGGCACCACCGGCGCCGGAGACGGATGGCTTTGAAAAGTTCTTCCAGATCTATTGGTCGAAGGGAAACAATCCAGCGGCCAATGAATTGAAACTGTTCGAAATGGCGGAAGACCACTTGGTGCAATTACACGTCAGCTTGGCGCACCAGTATTGGGGCTATACCTATACGGTGGGTTGGGCGGCGATGAATCGGGCCTATGTGGAAATCATGGACGATGATACGCGCCTTAAGGAAAAGCTGGATCTTCAAGCGCGGGTGGCCAAGCTCGAAGGCCAGATGAAGCATAGTCTGCTGGATCTCGATACGGAGACCGGCAAGATCTCGCTGGGCGGGATCGGCGGCGGCATGATGCTCGCCGGGACCCTTGCCCTCGCAGGGTGGCGGCGTCACAAGAAGTAG
- a CDS encoding sensor histidine kinase: MFEVLTPRRSLFSFALRTKLVLSMSVILVVACLVLGWLFIHQQVRSVAEGLRQSGTLLAQHLAHMGRLSLVAGDTQRLSHLVQEILAVDPVAYAAVLSSGGELQTGFGKGMWAEQFSVQPSGRRQFSLTSVTWPPRLHTDSDAPLISAVQLKDDRPLLRHNIEFTLEELLSVAGGFELPIVYDIIVRVPQRPFMTPRDPALSLTLDERGDGPLAGEIQRALAPALVQVGLSTSRLQHVLRQLLWQAAAITISIMAAGLLMALLLARRITTPLRELTQAATQLTAGETVPPVAGRTGDEIGTLTGVFNAMAMTLQAREHELRELTHTLEDRIVTRTQELVAANAKLQELDRRKSFFVSTASHELRTPLTSMKVHLANVQDGIDGTVTDDQRRSLARVEANLSRLQKLIDELLDLSTIEMGQASLRPEPVALGNVIAKAVEDLHPLASERRVSIVISLPSDLPSVSGDPNKLHQIILNLIHNAIKFSPPHSTVDVEIASRRGREIQISVRDVGPGLAPEEIEKVFQPFYRAAATPKQAKGAGLGLTIAKLLVELHHSRLEVETTLGKGSCFYFTLQPAVSKQELPLLQYAPIAHAPGA, encoded by the coding sequence ATGTTTGAAGTCCTGACTCCGCGCCGCTCTCTGTTTTCGTTCGCCCTCAGAACGAAGCTCGTCCTCAGTATGTCCGTCATTCTGGTTGTCGCCTGTCTCGTCTTAGGCTGGCTGTTTATTCACCAGCAAGTGCGATCGGTTGCCGAAGGCCTGAGACAAAGCGGAACGCTCCTCGCGCAACATCTCGCGCACATGGGTCGATTGAGCCTCGTAGCCGGCGACACCCAGCGGCTGAGTCATCTGGTTCAAGAAATTCTCGCTGTCGATCCGGTGGCCTACGCAGCCGTCCTTTCTTCCGGCGGGGAACTTCAGACGGGGTTCGGCAAAGGCATGTGGGCGGAGCAGTTCTCCGTTCAGCCGAGCGGCCGGCGTCAGTTTTCTTTGACGAGCGTGACGTGGCCTCCTCGGCTTCACACTGATTCCGATGCTCCGCTCATCAGCGCCGTCCAGCTCAAGGACGACCGGCCCCTGCTTCGTCACAACATTGAATTCACCCTGGAAGAATTGCTGAGTGTCGCGGGCGGATTCGAACTTCCCATCGTGTACGACATCATCGTTCGCGTTCCGCAACGCCCCTTCATGACCCCACGAGACCCTGCCCTGAGTCTGACATTGGATGAACGAGGAGACGGGCCGCTTGCGGGAGAGATCCAGCGCGCTCTCGCTCCGGCCCTGGTGCAAGTCGGACTGTCGACCTCGCGCCTTCAGCACGTCTTGCGCCAATTATTGTGGCAGGCGGCCGCGATCACCATCAGCATCATGGCCGCCGGACTGCTGATGGCGCTGCTGTTGGCCCGCCGCATCACCACGCCGTTGCGAGAGCTGACGCAAGCGGCCACCCAGCTCACCGCCGGAGAAACCGTGCCGCCTGTCGCGGGGCGCACGGGCGATGAAATCGGGACCCTCACGGGTGTCTTTAATGCCATGGCCATGACATTGCAAGCGCGCGAGCACGAGTTGCGTGAACTGACCCACACGTTGGAGGACCGCATTGTGACGCGCACACAGGAGCTTGTCGCCGCGAACGCCAAACTTCAAGAACTCGACCGACGCAAATCCTTTTTCGTTTCCACGGCATCCCACGAGCTCCGCACACCGCTGACATCCATGAAGGTCCACTTGGCGAATGTGCAGGATGGCATCGACGGAACCGTCACCGACGATCAGCGTCGCTCGCTAGCCCGTGTCGAGGCCAACCTTTCGCGTCTCCAGAAATTGATCGATGAGCTGCTGGATCTCTCCACCATCGAGATGGGCCAAGCGTCGTTGCGTCCGGAGCCGGTGGCTCTGGGGAACGTGATCGCCAAGGCAGTCGAGGATCTTCACCCGCTCGCGTCCGAACGCCGAGTGAGCATCGTGATCTCCCTCCCATCCGACCTGCCATCCGTGTCAGGCGATCCCAACAAGTTGCACCAGATCATCCTCAATCTCATTCACAATGCCATCAAATTCAGCCCGCCGCACTCAACAGTCGACGTTGAGATCGCTTCGCGGCGGGGCCGCGAGATCCAAATCTCCGTGCGGGATGTCGGCCCGGGTCTCGCTCCGGAGGAAATCGAGAAAGTCTTTCAACCGTTCTATCGGGCCGCCGCTACGCCAAAGCAGGCAAAGGGCGCTGGGCTTGGATTGACGATCGCCAAGTTACTCGTCGAGCTGCATCACAGCCGGCTCGAGGTTGAGACCACTCTCGGGAAAGGGAGCTGTTTTTACTTCACCCTGCAGCCGGCTGTCTCGAAACAGGAACTGCCGTTGCTTCAATATGCTCCGATCGCCCATGCGCCTGGAGCATGA
- a CDS encoding sigma-54-dependent transcriptional regulator yields the protein MQARILIVDDDHDILTALKKRLIWMGHEVLTAEDGEQGLRLAAEEQPDLMLLDIELPGLSGLDVLKQLGEKRSGTPPQTVPEVIVITAFGTIDRAVEAIRLGACDFLTKPFEPDHLSVVIEKAMAQMALTRQIGLLQAEVGGRYEHVVGQSPRMVELLDTARRAAGSSATVLLLGETGTGKEVMARALHRWSPRASKPFVVVNCGAFPESLLENELFGHEKGAYTGAVKREPGKIEAAEGGTVFLDEIGDMPAGLQTRLLRLLQDQEFYRLGGAQPIRTDVRFVAATNKDLKEAIQDGLFREDLFYRLNVISLTLPPLRQRVDDLPLLVEYFVRRHGATMGRRSFVVSQDALDLICEYHWPGNVRELENVLIRAVTLCEGDCIEPQHLGIAIRRKLPVETNLSEENNLSYHAVMELYSRKVIEEALRRTGGNQTKAAELLGLQRTYLTRLMKQRGVTMKPPAA from the coding sequence ATGCAGGCTCGTATTCTCATTGTCGACGACGACCACGATATCCTTACTGCGCTCAAGAAGCGGTTGATCTGGATGGGGCATGAGGTGCTCACGGCTGAGGACGGCGAGCAGGGGCTGAGGCTGGCGGCAGAGGAGCAACCGGATCTGATGCTGCTGGATATCGAACTGCCGGGACTCAGCGGACTCGATGTGCTCAAACAGCTCGGTGAAAAACGTTCCGGCACTCCGCCACAGACTGTCCCGGAAGTGATCGTCATCACGGCATTCGGGACGATCGATCGAGCCGTAGAGGCGATACGGCTCGGGGCCTGCGATTTCCTGACAAAGCCGTTTGAACCCGATCACCTCTCCGTTGTGATTGAGAAGGCCATGGCACAGATGGCCCTTACGCGTCAGATCGGTCTCCTGCAAGCAGAAGTGGGGGGGCGGTATGAACATGTGGTCGGGCAGAGTCCGCGCATGGTTGAGCTTTTGGACACGGCGCGGCGCGCCGCCGGTTCGTCTGCCACGGTGCTCTTACTGGGGGAAACAGGGACGGGTAAGGAAGTGATGGCGCGCGCGCTGCATCGGTGGAGCCCGCGCGCCTCGAAGCCGTTTGTCGTCGTGAACTGCGGGGCGTTCCCCGAAAGCTTGCTGGAAAATGAGTTGTTCGGACATGAGAAGGGGGCCTACACCGGAGCGGTGAAACGCGAACCAGGCAAAATCGAAGCGGCGGAGGGCGGGACCGTCTTTCTCGATGAGATCGGCGATATGCCGGCGGGACTCCAGACGCGGCTGCTGCGCTTGTTGCAGGATCAGGAGTTTTACCGTCTGGGCGGGGCGCAGCCGATCCGCACGGATGTGCGTTTTGTGGCCGCGACGAACAAAGATCTGAAAGAGGCCATTCAGGATGGACTGTTCCGCGAGGATTTATTTTACCGCCTCAACGTGATCTCGCTTACCCTCCCGCCCTTGCGCCAGCGAGTCGATGATCTCCCACTCTTGGTGGAGTATTTTGTCCGCCGACATGGGGCGACGATGGGCCGGCGATCGTTCGTCGTGAGTCAGGATGCGCTGGACCTGATTTGTGAGTACCATTGGCCCGGGAACGTGCGGGAGTTGGAAAACGTCCTGATCCGGGCCGTCACCCTGTGTGAAGGGGACTGTATCGAGCCTCAACATCTCGGCATCGCGATTCGAAGGAAGTTGCCGGTTGAAACAAACTTATCGGAGGAAAACAACCTGAGCTACCATGCCGTGATGGAACTGTACAGCCGGAAAGTGATTGAGGAAGCGTTGCGGCGAACAGGGGGGAACCAAACGAAAGCGGCGGAGCTGCTGGGCTTGCAACGGACCTATCTGACCAGGCTCATGAAACAGCGAGGCGTCACCATGAAGCCTCCCGCCGCCTGA
- a CDS encoding ABC transporter substrate-binding protein, with product MDATEIVILQSSELPYYEQAVQGFKAAIPATTKVQEYNLSGQLTRGREIGKSLRASPPDLILAVGLKAAIAAKLEIFDQPVVFCLVLNPDAHGLPASNMTGIAVRTPPETQLTALRSVIPHRRRIGVLYDEEHSGTFIRDAHRAAKQQGLELVAVAIRGQDDIPQAVRNLLPAIDALWLIQDQTVISESAIPFYLESTLDAKVPLFTFSSTLVQQGALGALVVDAWTVGQQAARIAQTRLKEPNTATSSMQAPEQPQLAVNVSSAEYLGLSPSPETMRLAHQRFGGPGAIARKPGPASDLIP from the coding sequence GTGGATGCCACAGAGATTGTCATCCTTCAATCTTCGGAGCTGCCCTACTACGAACAAGCCGTTCAAGGCTTCAAAGCAGCCATCCCCGCGACAACCAAGGTGCAGGAGTACAACCTCAGCGGCCAGCTGACACGAGGACGGGAAATCGGCAAGTCCTTGCGCGCCTCGCCTCCCGATCTGATCCTGGCTGTCGGACTCAAGGCGGCTATCGCCGCGAAATTGGAAATTTTCGACCAGCCGGTGGTGTTCTGCCTGGTGCTCAACCCTGACGCGCATGGGCTCCCTGCCTCGAACATGACCGGGATTGCGGTCCGCACCCCGCCGGAAACTCAACTGACCGCGCTTCGCTCGGTCATACCCCATCGCCGACGGATCGGTGTGCTCTACGACGAAGAACACAGCGGGACCTTTATCCGTGACGCGCATCGCGCCGCGAAACAGCAGGGGCTTGAGCTTGTGGCCGTTGCGATCCGCGGACAAGACGATATTCCCCAAGCGGTTCGAAACTTACTGCCCGCGATCGACGCGCTCTGGCTGATTCAGGATCAGACCGTCATCTCCGAATCGGCCATTCCGTTTTACTTGGAATCGACGCTTGACGCGAAAGTGCCCCTCTTTACCTTCTCGTCCACGCTGGTCCAACAAGGAGCGCTGGGCGCGCTGGTGGTCGATGCTTGGACGGTGGGGCAGCAAGCCGCGCGGATCGCGCAGACGCGGCTCAAGGAACCCAACACCGCAACGAGTTCCATGCAGGCGCCCGAACAGCCGCAATTAGCCGTGAACGTGAGTTCCGCCGAATATTTGGGCCTGTCTCCCTCTCCTGAGACCATGCGCCTCGCGCATCAGCGTTTTGGTGGACCAGGGGCGATAGCCCGGAAACCAGGTCCGGCGTCGGATTTGATTCCCTAG
- a CDS encoding TonB-dependent receptor plug domain-containing protein, whose translation MKISANSGATDIPTLLRQVPGMEVMQTNAVDFNVSVRGNNQLAANKLLVLIDGRSIYVDQAGLTLWKQLPTSLLEIKRVEVLKGPASAVYGFNAFDGVVNIITKSPEELKGTTLQVAGGQVGTLLTSAVQAGTIGNWGYRISGGHEQAQRWSNHDAPALSGQRIGGLAEYRLSGDGKIRAETGLGRSSPYSGFVNQISTSDNHLSQAYALVSYEQNRLLVRGWWNGLFSESSPRIFPTLVPLLTQTDRFGRTDQEHHLNTYDFETRYRLAPFQTLNLSIGANFRHILHSSNILTRRTTENRLGLYAQGDWLVLPSLELSAGLRYDLETFLAPTLSPRGALVYHMNANHALRLSASVAYRPPTTTEASLSLLNPVTLPALPPQITVVTGTADVKPEQIISYEVGYQGWWWEHRLRTRLTGFYNHISDLIAFRNPTGNHLNPVRPVNGGVADVYGGEMGVEVLMTSWLSGFANYAYQEIGQSSSGYSRHGFPHHKVNAGLRVTWHPFTGEVLYHHVGAASYPLADAFTNLAPFFPTGAIIPQEHVPAYNLLNLRFGYLIWQQRSGDNVREAELALSVFNALNDNHREHPLGDLLGSRVMGWLTVKL comes from the coding sequence ATGAAGATATCCGCAAACTCAGGGGCAACCGATATCCCGACTCTGCTGCGGCAAGTCCCTGGCATGGAAGTCATGCAAACGAACGCGGTCGATTTCAACGTCAGTGTGCGCGGAAATAATCAGCTGGCGGCCAATAAGCTCTTGGTCCTGATTGATGGCCGCTCCATCTATGTTGACCAAGCTGGTCTCACCTTGTGGAAACAGTTGCCCACATCACTGCTCGAGATCAAACGAGTTGAGGTCCTGAAGGGCCCAGCATCGGCTGTGTATGGATTCAATGCCTTTGACGGAGTCGTGAACATCATCACCAAATCTCCCGAAGAATTGAAAGGAACCACACTTCAGGTGGCAGGTGGTCAAGTGGGCACGTTACTCACGAGCGCGGTCCAAGCGGGAACTATTGGAAATTGGGGCTACCGTATATCAGGCGGACACGAGCAGGCCCAACGTTGGTCTAACCACGACGCGCCAGCACTGAGTGGCCAACGAATTGGTGGGCTAGCCGAATATCGCCTGTCAGGAGATGGAAAGATCCGAGCCGAGACAGGGCTAGGACGATCAAGCCCCTATAGTGGGTTCGTGAACCAAATTTCCACTTCAGATAATCATCTTTCTCAGGCCTATGCACTTGTCAGTTATGAACAGAATAGGCTCCTAGTCCGCGGCTGGTGGAACGGGCTCTTCTCAGAAAGTAGTCCGCGAATATTTCCAACGCTGGTGCCGCTTCTCACTCAAACCGACCGCTTTGGACGAACAGACCAGGAACACCACCTTAATACCTATGACTTCGAGACACGATACCGCTTGGCACCGTTTCAGACACTTAACCTAAGTATCGGTGCAAACTTCCGTCACATCCTTCACTCCTCGAACATTCTTACAAGGCGCACAACGGAAAATCGTCTAGGACTCTATGCCCAGGGAGACTGGCTGGTGCTTCCTTCCCTGGAGCTGAGCGCCGGACTGCGCTATGACCTTGAGACCTTCCTTGCCCCCACCCTCTCTCCTCGTGGTGCGCTCGTGTATCATATGAATGCGAACCATGCGCTTCGGCTGTCCGCCTCGGTCGCCTATCGTCCGCCGACCACGACTGAGGCTAGCCTCAGTCTACTAAACCCTGTCACCCTTCCCGCCTTGCCACCTCAGATTACCGTCGTTACGGGCACAGCCGACGTGAAGCCAGAACAGATCATCTCCTATGAAGTGGGCTACCAAGGCTGGTGGTGGGAGCATCGATTACGGACCAGACTGACGGGGTTCTACAACCACATTTCGGATCTAATTGCCTTTCGGAATCCGACCGGTAATCATTTGAATCCGGTGCGTCCGGTGAATGGCGGCGTGGCCGATGTGTACGGTGGAGAAATGGGGGTTGAGGTCTTGATGACCTCCTGGCTGTCGGGATTTGCCAACTATGCATATCAGGAGATCGGACAAAGCTCCAGTGGATACAGCCGGCACGGGTTTCCACACCACAAAGTCAATGCCGGACTCCGTGTGACATGGCATCCATTTACCGGAGAGGTGCTCTACCACCACGTAGGTGCCGCATCCTATCCCTTAGCTGATGCCTTTACGAATCTCGCTCCATTTTTCCCCACCGGGGCTATCATTCCCCAAGAACATGTTCCCGCTTATAACTTACTGAACCTCCGTTTTGGCTACCTCATCTGGCAACAACGATCTGGCGACAACGTACGGGAAGCTGAGCTGGCGCTTTCGGTCTTCAATGCCCTCAATGACAACCATCGTGAACACCCACTGGGCGATCTTCTCGGTTCCCGGGTGATGGGGTGGCTCACGGTGAAGTTGTAA